A stretch of Triticum aestivum cultivar Chinese Spring chromosome 1D, IWGSC CS RefSeq v2.1, whole genome shotgun sequence DNA encodes these proteins:
- the LOC123181517 gene encoding uncharacterized protein → MDSFFQRAFGDPMCSEDSNVVQQGIEKCPFLRNINEPTSFSLTSVNFPAPATGAKGPIFEDGPNFDTAFRVFHGRDGVVPLSEGAFAHIEKPLPKPTPEFNPLAAKAATISLSGFGGFFSFGDFSNKRNKQNSNKKNPNNLPQNKGQSNNNHEAMSNDWLENGQCPLAKSYRAIGGVVPLVAKLLTPPAGMKLTCPPAIVAARAAISRTAFAKGLRPQPLPTKVVVIALLGMAANVPLGIWREHTTKFSVQWFAAVHAAVPFIGMLRKSILMPKSAMALTIAASILGQTIGSRAERIRLKRAKLAAEGHGHEHATRIEAPVTLKTGSSGAVQLWDPLGLRVKGAVSPALVPTVGAMY, encoded by the exons ATGGATTCCTTTTTCCAAAGAGCTTTCGGCGACCCAATGTGCTCGGAAGACAGTAATGTTGTCCAACAAGGAATTGAGAAATGCCCATTCCTGAGGAACATCAACGAGCCTACGAGTTTTTCCTTGACATCCGTTAATTTTCCCGCTCCG GCAACCGGAGCCAAGGGTCCAATTTTTGAAGACGGGCCCAACTTTGACACGGCATTTCGAGTTTTCCACGGCAGAGACGGGGTTGTTCCACTTTCAGAAGGAGCCTTTGCACATATTGAGAAGCCTCTGCCAAAGCCCACTCCTGAATTTAACCCCTTGGCAGCCAAAGCAGCTACCATCAGTCTCTCGGGATTCGGAGGCTTTTTCAGCTTCGGTGATTTCTCAAACAAGCGCAATAAGCAGAACTCCAACAAGAAGAATCCCAACAACCTCCCCCAG AATAAAGGCCAGTCTAATAACAATCATGAAGCGATGAGCAATGACTGGCTGGAAAATGGTCAATGCCCTCTTGCAAAGTCATATAGAGCAATCGGTGGAGTCGTGCCTCTTGTCGCAAAGCTGCTGACACCCCCAGCTGGTATGAAACTGACGTGCCCTCCTGCGATTGTTGCTGCCCGTGCAGCAATATCCCGCACGGCGTTTGCGAAGGGGCTTCGCCCTCAGCCCCTACCGACAAAAGTAGTGGTGATCGCACTGCTCGGTATGGCAGCAAATGTTCCTCTTGGCATCTGGAGGGAGCACACTACGAAGTTTTCAGTGCAATGGTTTGCGGCGGTCCATGCTGCAGTGCCTTTCATAGGGATGCTGAGGAAGTCCATCCTGATGCCGAAGAGCGCCATGGCCCTTACCATAGCTGCCTCTATATTGGGTCAGACAATTGGTTCAAGAGCTGAACGTATCAGATTGAAGAGGGCAAAATTAGCAGCAGAGGGCCATGGCCATGAACATGCTACCCGGATTGAAGCTCCGGTGACCCTGAAAACTGGGAGCTCAGGTGCTGTCCAGCTCTGGGATCCGCTTGGCCTCAGAGTCAAAGGCGCCGTGTCCCCAGCCCTGGTTCCGACTGTTGGTGCCATGTActga